A single genomic interval of Psychroserpens sp. NJDZ02 harbors:
- a CDS encoding ammonium transporter has protein sequence MELFTINNVWMMICTALVFFMHLGFAFLEIGLTRQKNTINILFKNIFIITMGLLLYCLVGFNLMYPGDVFTELNGVVQGDWNGILGFAGFGLDSPMVIDPETGKKILDLSYNEGYTYWTDFLFQGMFAATAATIVSGAVAERMKIGPFMVFVIIYVGLVYPIAGSWKWGGGFLDTLETPFYDFAGSTLVHSVGGWAALVAVCLLGSRIGKFKNGKIQAIPGHNIPLATAGVLILWLGWFGFNGGSVLSADPSLTSITLVTTCLAAAAGGVVAALTSTLMYKNLDLTMFLNGILGGLVGITAGADQMSPTDAILIGAIAGTIIVFAVSLIDKLKLDDPVGAIAVHLVCGIWGTLAVGIFGKLASGAQFVSQLIGVASYAGICIVSSFLIIFIMKKTVGIRVSEKEELEGLDAHEHGMDAYPDFRLNEH, from the coding sequence ATGGAATTATTTACAATTAACAATGTATGGATGATGATCTGTACGGCACTAGTTTTCTTTATGCATTTAGGATTTGCATTTTTAGAAATTGGTTTAACACGTCAAAAAAACACAATAAATATTTTATTTAAAAATATATTTATTATTACCATGGGCTTACTACTGTATTGTCTTGTTGGTTTTAATTTAATGTATCCAGGAGATGTGTTTACGGAGCTCAATGGAGTTGTTCAAGGTGATTGGAATGGTATTCTTGGTTTTGCAGGTTTTGGGTTAGACTCTCCAATGGTTATAGATCCTGAAACAGGAAAAAAAATATTGGATTTGTCATATAATGAAGGGTATACTTATTGGACTGACTTCTTGTTTCAAGGGATGTTTGCAGCGACAGCAGCGACTATTGTTTCTGGGGCAGTTGCAGAACGAATGAAAATTGGACCATTTATGGTATTTGTAATTATATATGTTGGATTAGTGTATCCAATAGCTGGATCTTGGAAATGGGGAGGTGGATTTTTGGATACGTTAGAAACGCCTTTTTATGACTTTGCAGGGTCGACATTAGTGCATTCTGTTGGTGGATGGGCAGCTTTAGTTGCTGTTTGCTTGCTGGGTTCTAGAATAGGTAAATTTAAAAACGGAAAAATACAGGCTATTCCAGGACATAATATTCCTTTAGCAACTGCAGGGGTTTTGATCCTTTGGTTAGGTTGGTTTGGGTTTAATGGAGGATCGGTATTGTCTGCAGACCCATCGTTAACATCAATAACATTAGTTACAACCTGTTTAGCAGCAGCAGCTGGTGGTGTGGTTGCGGCTTTGACGTCTACTCTTATGTATAAGAATTTAGATTTAACGATGTTTTTAAATGGTATTTTGGGTGGTCTTGTTGGTATAACAGCAGGTGCTGATCAAATGAGTCCAACAGATGCGATACTAATTGGTGCAATTGCTGGAACTATTATTGTTTTTGCAGTATCATTAATTGATAAATTAAAATTAGATGATCCTGTTGGTGCTATTGCTGTGCATTTAGTGTGTGGTATTTGGGGGACATTAGCAGTTGGAATATTTGGAAAATTAGCTAGCGGAGCGCAATTTGTAAGTCAACTTATTGGTGTTGCTTCTTATGCTGGTATATGTATTGTTTCTTCATTCTTAATTATTTTTATAATGAAGAAAACAGTAGGAATAAGAGTTTCTGAAAAAGAAGAGTTGGAAGGTCTTGATGCACATGAGCATGGAATGGATGCTTATCCAGACTTTAGGTTAAACGAACATTAG
- the leuB gene encoding 3-isopropylmalate dehydrogenase encodes MKLNIAVLPGDGIGPEVTDQSIKILKAIALEFDHTFLFKEAPVGAIAIDKKNDPLPDSTLDLCKSSDAILFGAIGHPKYDNDPTAKVRPEQGLLKLRKELGLYANIRPVKAYDILLDKSPLKKEIIEGTDISIYRELTGGIYFGKKYLSEDGDTASDLCEYSKYEIERIAHLAFKNAQSRKKKVTLVDKANVLETSRLWRKVVTELAKAYPDVVLDFLFVDNAAMQMILNPKQFDVILTENLFGDVISDEASVIGGSIGLLASASIGDKYAMFEPIHGSYPQATGKGIANPIASILSAAMLLEHFELYDEANLIKEGVEKSLKLEITTPDLNTSYDNISTSKVGDFIADFISNPNDTNINFNNIHLGQSTII; translated from the coding sequence ATGAAATTAAACATAGCAGTTTTACCTGGTGATGGTATCGGCCCAGAAGTGACCGACCAATCAATAAAAATATTAAAAGCAATTGCTTTAGAATTTGACCATACTTTTTTATTTAAAGAAGCTCCCGTTGGCGCAATCGCAATTGATAAAAAAAACGACCCACTACCAGACAGCACCCTAGACCTATGTAAGTCTAGCGATGCTATCTTATTCGGAGCAATTGGACACCCAAAATACGACAACGACCCTACAGCAAAGGTACGCCCTGAACAAGGCTTACTTAAACTTAGAAAAGAACTTGGCTTATACGCAAACATAAGACCCGTTAAAGCTTATGACATACTATTAGACAAGTCTCCCCTTAAAAAAGAGATTATAGAAGGTACAGACATTAGCATCTATCGCGAATTAACTGGCGGTATTTATTTTGGAAAAAAATACTTAAGTGAAGACGGTGATACAGCTTCAGATTTATGCGAATACTCTAAATATGAAATAGAGCGTATTGCACATTTAGCTTTTAAAAATGCACAAAGCAGAAAGAAAAAAGTAACCCTAGTTGACAAAGCTAATGTTTTAGAGACATCCCGTCTATGGCGAAAAGTTGTTACAGAGTTAGCCAAAGCGTATCCTGATGTAGTATTAGACTTTTTATTTGTAGATAATGCAGCGATGCAAATGATCTTAAACCCAAAGCAATTTGATGTTATTTTAACTGAAAATCTATTTGGAGACGTCATAAGCGATGAAGCTAGCGTTATTGGTGGGTCTATTGGACTATTAGCCTCCGCCTCTATTGGAGACAAATACGCCATGTTCGAACCTATTCACGGCTCTTATCCACAAGCAACAGGTAAAGGCATAGCAAATCCTATAGCCTCTATATTAAGCGCCGCTATGTTACTTGAGCATTTTGAATTATACGATGAAGCCAACCTAATTAAAGAAGGTGTTGAAAAATCTTTAAAACTAGAAATAACAACACCAGACTTAAACACCTCTTATGATAATATCTCTACTTCCAAAGTTGGAGATTTTATTGCCGATTTTATTAGCAACCCAAATGATACGAATATTAATTTTAATAATATTCACTTAGGACAATCTACTATTATTTAA
- the leuD gene encoding 3-isopropylmalate dehydratase small subunit produces the protein MEKFTTLQSRAIPLAIENIDTDQIIPARFLKATDRKGFGDNLFKDWRFNKDDSKNESFSLNNTNYSGSILVAGDNFGCGSSREHAAWALSDYGFKVIVSSFFADIFKGNALNNGLLPVQVSAEFLKVLLDVTTQKPETILEVNLENQTISVKDTSFKEAFDIDAYKKTCMINGYDDIDYLLSKKETIAAFEAKKIY, from the coding sequence ATGGAAAAGTTTACAACATTACAATCTCGAGCTATTCCGTTAGCCATAGAAAACATAGATACCGATCAAATTATTCCTGCCCGTTTCTTAAAAGCAACAGACCGGAAAGGGTTTGGTGACAATCTTTTTAAAGATTGGCGCTTTAACAAAGACGACTCTAAAAATGAATCTTTCTCTTTAAACAACACCAACTATTCTGGAAGTATATTAGTTGCTGGGGATAATTTTGGCTGTGGCTCTAGTCGCGAACATGCCGCTTGGGCTTTAAGCGATTACGGATTTAAAGTCATTGTTTCCAGTTTTTTTGCCGACATTTTTAAAGGAAACGCATTAAACAATGGACTATTACCTGTTCAAGTTTCTGCAGAATTTCTAAAAGTACTACTAGACGTCACAACACAAAAACCTGAAACAATACTAGAAGTCAATCTTGAAAATCAAACCATATCAGTCAAAGACACCTCTTTTAAAGAAGCTTTTGATATTGACGCCTACAAAAAAACATGTATGATTAATGGCTATGATGATATTGACTATTTATTAAGTAAAAAAGAAACAATTGCAGCTTTTGAAGCTAAAAAAATATACTAA